Proteins encoded by one window of Acidimicrobiales bacterium:
- a CDS encoding DHA2 family efflux MFS transporter permease subunit, with the protein MTDVEPRRGEGPGPDPRAASPGVIAGVRRWIVLSVLCVSLLLISLDTTILNVAMPTIVRRLQASSTQLQWTVDAYAVAFAGLLLVLGSLGDRIGRKWVFLAGLVVFAAGSAFSAFSGTADHLVAARACMGIGAAAIMPSTLSILSNVFTEERERARAIGIWSGATGLGVAAGPIVGGWLLSHFWWGSVFLVNVPIAAAGLVAAIFLVPNSRNAAATRPDPVGALLSVVGMGALLWGIIEAPSRTWTSPLVLGALGGAAVVLAVFVRWEQRSRHPMLPTAFFRSRRFSAAIAAMGLVLFGLLGMFFLLTQWLQFSLGYSPLQTGLRVGPIALVLLVAAPLSSVFARIVGTKPVVFSGMVLIAVGLGLLSRTTVHGTYTDALPLFVLMGLGTGLALAPSIESVLGSIPRAEAGVGSATSDTAIQLGGALGVAILGTALNIRYQDRMAPLLAHQPIPADIRHLILGSLGGALAVAQRVGGPLGAQLTAAARRSFVSGMDIGLVVGAGVVGAAAFVVLAVLPNRGAAAGPSDPPGPSDPPGPSGPVPEPPAPPTCG; encoded by the coding sequence ATGACGGACGTCGAGCCGCGGCGCGGGGAGGGGCCCGGGCCCGACCCGCGGGCCGCCTCGCCGGGGGTGATCGCGGGGGTCAGGCGTTGGATCGTGCTGTCGGTGCTGTGCGTGTCCCTGCTGTTGATCAGCCTGGACACCACCATCCTCAACGTCGCCATGCCCACCATCGTGCGGCGCCTGCAGGCCTCGTCCACCCAGCTGCAGTGGACCGTCGACGCCTACGCCGTGGCGTTCGCCGGCCTCCTGCTCGTCCTGGGCAGCCTCGGCGACCGGATCGGCCGGAAGTGGGTGTTCCTGGCCGGGCTGGTCGTGTTCGCGGCGGGGTCGGCGTTCTCGGCGTTCTCGGGGACGGCGGACCACCTCGTCGCCGCCCGGGCCTGCATGGGCATCGGGGCGGCGGCGATCATGCCGTCGACACTCTCGATCCTCTCCAACGTCTTCACCGAGGAGCGGGAGCGGGCACGGGCCATCGGCATCTGGTCGGGAGCGACCGGCCTGGGAGTGGCGGCCGGCCCCATCGTCGGCGGGTGGCTGCTGTCGCACTTCTGGTGGGGCTCGGTGTTCCTGGTCAATGTCCCCATCGCGGCGGCGGGCCTGGTGGCCGCCATCTTCCTCGTCCCCAATTCGCGCAACGCCGCGGCCACGCGCCCCGATCCCGTGGGCGCGCTGCTGTCGGTGGTGGGGATGGGCGCGCTGCTGTGGGGGATCATCGAGGCCCCCAGCCGCACATGGACATCCCCCCTGGTGCTGGGCGCCCTCGGTGGCGCTGCCGTCGTGCTCGCCGTCTTCGTCCGCTGGGAGCAGCGGTCGCGCCACCCCATGCTGCCGACGGCGTTCTTCCGCTCGCGCCGGTTCAGCGCCGCCATCGCCGCCATGGGGCTCGTGCTGTTCGGTCTCCTCGGGATGTTCTTCCTCCTGACCCAGTGGCTCCAGTTCTCCCTCGGCTACAGCCCGCTGCAGACCGGCCTGCGGGTGGGGCCGATCGCGTTGGTGCTGCTGGTCGCCGCCCCGCTCTCGAGCGTGTTCGCCCGGATCGTCGGCACCAAGCCGGTCGTCTTCTCGGGCATGGTCCTCATCGCCGTCGGGCTCGGCCTGCTGTCGAGGACGACGGTCCACGGCACCTACACCGATGCCCTTCCGCTGTTCGTCCTCATGGGTCTGGGCACCGGCCTGGCCCTGGCGCCGTCGATCGAGTCGGTCCTCGGATCGATCCCCCGCGCCGAGGCCGGCGTGGGATCGGCGACGAGCGACACCGCCATCCAGCTCGGCGGCGCGCTCGGGGTCGCCATCCTGGGAACCGCCCTCAACATCCGCTACCAGGACCGCATGGCGCCGCTCCTGGCGCACCAGCCCATCCCCGCCGACATCCGCCACCTGATCCTGGGCTCGCTGGGAGGGGCCCTCGCCGTGGCCCAGCGCGTGGGCGGGCCCCTCGGGGCGCAACTGACCGCGGCGGCCAGGCGGTCGTTCGTGAGCGGCATGGACATCGGGCTGGTGGTCGGCGCCGGCGTCGTGGGCGCGGCCGCCTTCGTCGTGCTGGCCGTCCTGCCCAACCGCGGCGCAGCCGCGGGCCCGTCCGATCCACCAGGCCCGTCCGATCCACCAGGCCCGTCCGGCCCGGTGCCCGAACCGCCCGCGCCGCCGACCTGCGGCTAG
- a CDS encoding carbohydrate ABC transporter permease — MSGSAPGPGAIGAALSGAVVPGLSGAIAPGFRTFLWVVAGVVGAGIALQLLARVGSPAARRRAARAGRYLLLVVLAVVVLFPIYITVVNSLLRPDQIANRPPTLFPTHPVWSTYATAWTQGHLGRYLANSFIVTIVIVAGQLATSIAAAYAFAFLEFPFKKTLFVTFLATMMVPLEVTFLTNVQTVVTFGWYNTYLALTVPFLATGFGAFLLRQAFLGLPRDLRDAAALDGLGHWRFMTRVAVPLARPSIAALGLFSFFGAFGQYLWPLIVTKDDRLRTVQIGLKYLSGTQINDINVTFAGTVLAALPLFVLLLVFQKQLVRGLTAGAVKG; from the coding sequence ATGAGCGGTAGCGCCCCCGGTCCCGGGGCCATCGGGGCCGCGCTGTCGGGCGCGGTCGTGCCGGGCCTGTCGGGCGCCATCGCGCCTGGGTTCCGCACCTTCCTGTGGGTCGTGGCCGGGGTGGTCGGCGCCGGCATCGCCCTGCAGCTGCTGGCCCGGGTCGGGAGCCCCGCAGCGCGCCGGCGGGCGGCGCGGGCCGGGCGCTACCTGCTGCTGGTCGTCCTGGCGGTGGTCGTGCTCTTCCCGATCTACATCACGGTGGTCAACTCGCTGCTGCGGCCCGACCAGATCGCCAATCGGCCACCCACCCTGTTCCCCACGCACCCGGTGTGGTCCACCTACGCCACGGCGTGGACCCAGGGGCACCTGGGCCGGTACCTGGCGAACAGCTTCATCGTCACCATCGTGATCGTCGCCGGCCAGCTGGCCACCTCCATCGCGGCGGCCTACGCCTTCGCCTTCTTGGAGTTCCCCTTCAAGAAGACGTTGTTCGTGACCTTCCTGGCCACGATGATGGTGCCGCTGGAGGTCACGTTCCTCACCAACGTCCAGACGGTGGTGACCTTCGGTTGGTACAACACGTACCTGGCGCTCACGGTGCCCTTCCTCGCCACCGGGTTCGGCGCCTTCCTGCTGCGCCAGGCCTTCCTCGGCCTGCCGCGCGACCTGCGCGACGCCGCGGCGCTCGACGGTCTGGGGCACTGGCGCTTCATGACCAGGGTGGCGGTGCCGTTGGCGCGCCCGTCGATCGCCGCACTCGGCCTGTTCAGCTTCTTCGGCGCCTTCGGCCAGTACCTGTGGCCCCTCATCGTGACCAAGGACGACCGGCTGCGCACGGTGCAGATCGGGCTCAAGTACCTGAGCGGCACCCAGATCAACGACATCAACGTCACCTTCGCCGGCACCGTGCTGGCCGCCCTGCCCCTGTTCGTCCTGTTGCTGGTGTTCCAGAAGCAACTGGTGCGGGGGCTGACGGCCGGGGCCGTGAAGGGATGA
- a CDS encoding ABC transporter ATP-binding protein — protein sequence MGRVAFTGVTKRFGDVEAVRDLTLEVADREFLVLLGPSGCGKSTALRMVAGLEEPTAGTVEIGPRVVNDVEPKERDVAMVFQSYALYPHMNVWRNIEFPLKSRGVPKPERDALVKEAAESLGLGDLLDRKPAQMSGGQRQRVALARAIVRRPQAFLMDEPLSNLDAKLRLQTRTELIEMQRRLAITVLYVTHDQVEGMTMGHRVAIMDNGVLQQLAPPVEVYEHPANLFVAGFVGSPPMNTITGTPLAVGDELVIETGSGRIPLPAAHQDAVRRSGAQQVVVGVRPERVVIDGEGPLPAVVAVVESLGYERHVICRLADGQQVVVRLPGDVPAPAEGEAVHLSTAEDHLHLFEAVTGARIGA from the coding sequence ATGGGGCGGGTGGCGTTCACCGGGGTGACGAAGCGCTTCGGCGACGTCGAGGCGGTGCGCGACCTCACCCTCGAGGTCGCCGACCGCGAGTTCCTGGTGCTGCTGGGCCCGTCGGGCTGCGGCAAGTCCACGGCCCTGCGCATGGTGGCCGGGCTCGAGGAGCCCACGGCGGGCACCGTCGAGATCGGGCCGCGGGTGGTGAACGACGTCGAGCCCAAAGAGCGCGACGTGGCCATGGTGTTCCAGAGCTACGCGCTCTACCCCCACATGAACGTGTGGCGGAACATCGAGTTCCCCCTGAAGAGCCGGGGCGTGCCCAAGCCCGAGCGCGACGCCCTCGTGAAGGAGGCGGCGGAGTCCCTCGGCCTCGGCGACCTGCTGGACCGAAAGCCCGCCCAGATGTCGGGGGGCCAGCGCCAGCGCGTGGCGCTCGCCCGCGCCATCGTGCGCCGCCCGCAGGCGTTCCTCATGGACGAGCCGCTCTCCAACCTCGACGCCAAGCTCCGCCTGCAGACGCGCACCGAGCTGATCGAGATGCAGCGCCGGCTCGCCATCACCGTGCTCTACGTCACCCACGACCAGGTGGAGGGCATGACCATGGGCCACCGCGTGGCCATCATGGACAACGGCGTGCTCCAGCAGCTCGCCCCTCCGGTCGAGGTGTACGAGCACCCCGCCAACCTCTTCGTGGCCGGCTTCGTGGGCAGCCCGCCCATGAACACCATCACGGGCACGCCCCTGGCCGTGGGCGACGAGCTCGTGATCGAGACGGGGAGCGGCCGCATCCCGTTGCCCGCTGCCCACCAGGACGCCGTACGGCGCAGCGGGGCGCAGCAGGTGGTGGTGGGCGTGCGGCCCGAGCGCGTCGTCATCGACGGTGAGGGCCCGTTGCCCGCTGTCGTGGCGGTGGTCGAGTCGCTCGGCTACGAGCGCCACGTGATCTGCCGCCTGGCGGACGGCCAGCAGGTCGTGGTGCGGCTCCCGGGCGACGTGCCGGCGCCGGCCGAAGGTGAGGCCGTCCACCTGAGCACGGCCGAGGACCACCTGCACCTCTTCGAGGCCGTCACCGGCGCCCGGATCGGGGCATGA
- a CDS encoding sugar ABC transporter permease, translating to MTTDPGAAATAATADIAATADTAETVGARSTAPGATRRRRRRREALLAAGLIAPSMAVFGVFVFYPFLRNFYLGLYETPPFPGLPKHYVGLSQYQHVLASHDFLNSLWVTLLFMLYTVPAGLILGLVLAVLAHQRLRGIRIFRTVFSSTVATSVAVASVIFFTLLNPQVGLFTYWLGRQNQPSLLNDPAWALVAVSVVTVWQNLGLSFILMSAGLQTVPDDLLEAARIDGAGTWTRFRHVVLPMLSPTIFFAVVVGSILSLQAFGQIDLLTAGGPIHRTNVLVYAIYDQVFKQSDEGRGAIMAIALFAITLVLTLVQLKLLERRVNYER from the coding sequence ATGACCACCGACCCCGGCGCCGCCGCGACCGCCGCGACCGCCGATATCGCCGCGACCGCCGATACCGCCGAGACGGTCGGGGCGCGGTCGACGGCGCCGGGTGCGACACGCCGTCGGCGCCGTCGGCGCGAGGCGCTGCTCGCCGCCGGGCTCATCGCGCCGTCGATGGCGGTCTTCGGGGTGTTCGTCTTCTATCCGTTCCTGCGCAACTTCTACCTGGGCCTGTACGAGACGCCGCCGTTCCCCGGACTGCCCAAGCACTACGTCGGACTGTCGCAGTACCAGCACGTGCTGGCCTCGCACGACTTCCTCAACAGCCTGTGGGTGACCCTGCTCTTCATGCTGTACACGGTGCCTGCCGGGCTCATCCTGGGACTGGTGCTGGCCGTGCTGGCGCACCAGCGGTTGCGGGGCATCCGTATCTTCCGCACGGTGTTCTCGTCGACGGTGGCCACCTCGGTGGCCGTGGCGTCGGTGATCTTCTTCACGCTGCTCAACCCGCAGGTGGGGCTGTTCACCTACTGGCTCGGCCGCCAGAACCAGCCGTCGCTGCTGAACGACCCGGCCTGGGCCCTGGTGGCGGTGTCGGTGGTGACGGTATGGCAGAACCTCGGGCTGTCGTTCATCCTCATGTCGGCCGGGCTGCAGACCGTGCCCGACGACCTGCTCGAGGCGGCCCGCATCGACGGCGCGGGGACGTGGACCCGATTCCGCCACGTCGTGCTGCCCATGCTGTCGCCCACGATCTTCTTCGCCGTCGTCGTGGGCTCGATCCTGTCGCTGCAGGCCTTCGGCCAGATCGACCTGCTCACCGCGGGCGGACCCATCCACCGCACCAACGTCCTCGTGTACGCCATCTACGACCAGGTGTTCAAGCAGAGCGACGAGGGACGCGGGGCGATCATGGCCATCGCCCTGTTCGCCATCACGCTCGTGCTGACCCTGGTGCAGCTCAAGTTGCTCGAGCGGCGGGTGAACTATGAGCGGTAG
- a CDS encoding DUF6186 family protein: MTGRQATLLVWAVLAAVVLVFQLAAVMSGGRRPGLGTMVRWLTAGRVGRCVAVLAWMWLGWHAFAR, encoded by the coding sequence GTGACCGGCCGGCAGGCGACCCTCCTGGTGTGGGCGGTGCTCGCCGCCGTCGTGCTGGTGTTCCAGCTCGCCGCCGTGATGTCGGGCGGCCGCCGACCGGGCCTCGGCACGATGGTGCGGTGGCTCACCGCCGGCCGCGTCGGGCGGTGCGTGGCCGTGCTGGCCTGGATGTGGCTCGGGTGGCATGCCTTCGCCCGGTGA
- a CDS encoding cytochrome P450, which produces MTRTEAPDIDLMGGAFYAHDPFPAFAWMRRNAPAYHDEANDIWGLTRYEDVRAAGQDPQTFSSAGGSRPNTPLPYMIDMDAPEHRKRRRLVSAGFTPQAVRDREGRIRTACDDIIDAVCERGSCDLVADIAAPLPVVMIADMLGFGTGDWAKLLEWSDTMLMSQGSADPDALDKATAAFIEWDGYIRELIDERRRSYSADDLLGVLVQGEVDGERLDDTTLVYESLLLLIGGDETSRHVISGGMEALLRSPDQLEDVRADRTLLPGAVEEMLRWVTPIRDMNRRTTRDVELHGETIPAGKNVLLIYPSANRDETVFDDPETFDIRRSPNDHVAFGFGAHLCLGHRLARAEILTMVDRVLDRLPDIRLADDGAHPLRESNFIVGFESLPVTFTPTARHAS; this is translated from the coding sequence ATGACGCGCACCGAGGCACCGGACATCGATCTCATGGGCGGGGCGTTCTACGCCCACGACCCCTTCCCGGCGTTCGCCTGGATGCGGCGCAACGCCCCCGCCTACCACGACGAGGCCAACGACATCTGGGGCCTCACCCGCTACGAGGACGTCCGGGCGGCCGGGCAGGACCCCCAGACCTTCTCGAGCGCGGGCGGGTCGCGGCCGAACACTCCGCTGCCGTACATGATCGACATGGACGCCCCCGAGCACCGCAAGCGCCGGCGCCTGGTGAGCGCAGGCTTCACGCCCCAGGCCGTGCGCGACCGCGAAGGACGCATCCGCACCGCGTGCGACGACATCATCGACGCCGTGTGCGAGCGCGGCTCGTGCGACCTCGTCGCCGACATCGCCGCCCCGCTCCCCGTCGTCATGATCGCCGACATGCTCGGCTTCGGCACGGGTGACTGGGCGAAGCTCCTGGAGTGGTCCGACACCATGCTCATGTCGCAGGGGTCGGCCGACCCCGACGCTCTCGACAAGGCCACGGCGGCCTTCATCGAGTGGGACGGCTATATCCGCGAGCTCATCGACGAGCGCCGCCGCAGCTACTCGGCCGACGACCTCCTCGGGGTGCTGGTGCAGGGGGAGGTCGACGGGGAGCGCCTCGACGACACCACGCTCGTCTACGAGTCGCTGCTGCTGCTGATCGGCGGCGACGAGACCAGCCGCCACGTCATCTCGGGTGGGATGGAGGCGTTGCTGCGCAGCCCCGACCAGCTCGAGGACGTGCGGGCCGACCGCACGCTGCTGCCGGGCGCCGTCGAGGAGATGCTGCGCTGGGTGACGCCCATCAGGGACATGAACCGCCGGACCACCCGGGACGTCGAGCTGCACGGCGAGACCATCCCCGCCGGCAAGAACGTGCTCCTGATCTACCCGTCGGCCAACCGCGACGAGACCGTCTTCGACGACCCGGAGACCTTCGACATCCGCCGGTCGCCCAACGACCACGTGGCCTTCGGGTTCGGCGCCCACCTCTGCCTGGGGCACCGCCTGGCGCGCGCCGAGATCCTGACGATGGTGGACCGCGTCCTCGACCGGCTCCCCGACATCCGCCTCGCCGACGACGGGGCCCACCCGCTGCGGGAGTCGAACTTCATCGTGGGCTTCGAGTCGCTGCCCGTCACCTTCACGCCGACGGCCCGGCACGCGAGCTGA
- a CDS encoding glycoside hydrolase family 36 protein, giving the protein MRLVPLRIDVRGGGATWSAPAAAGPVGVGPLEVTLADGGSWPTFTWSLANRGERPVAVRAVAVVLAVVGVAEPLRMFRHGYQSWSPSGVATFGVDADPSTRAHFEFLQAVHHADQCDVTAPGELRAEWVTVLADAGGSTVLAGFDAGTEHDGTLRLRRAQDGPGVELWAEAFLGDAVIAPGEQRPLHGIVVDDDAAGGAAALLARWAAAVGGGGGARTGAPYQVGWCSWYHYFDAVTEDDLRANLVLAADWPFEVFQLDDGFQSSIGDWLATNDTFPSGLPALAGAIGAAGRRPGLWLAPFLAAPDSRLAVEHPDWLARRRASPGHEARDSGGGPGDGADPLFVWWNPAWGGGRDGFMYGLDTTNPAVLAHLEGLARALVDMGFTYLKLDFTFAPSVDGSWADPARTPAQRVRAGFDAVRRGAGEGAFLLGCGAPLSHVVGVVDGNRIGPDVAPLWSLDASAEIVPGYLDVQPATRGAYAATVTRSFMHRRLWLNDPDCLMLRATQTALSAEAARTWAHTVGLAGGMAIVSDDLSLLDDASRSLLDDTLTLGRASDAGAIAGFPAAAGDLMEHNPPTVLHGARTTLSTDPHTGSSRLSAP; this is encoded by the coding sequence GTGCGGCTCGTGCCCCTGCGGATCGACGTCCGGGGCGGCGGCGCGACCTGGAGCGCGCCGGCCGCCGCCGGTCCGGTGGGGGTGGGCCCCCTCGAGGTCACACTGGCTGATGGCGGCTCGTGGCCCACGTTCACGTGGTCGCTGGCCAACCGGGGGGAGCGCCCCGTGGCCGTGCGGGCGGTGGCCGTGGTACTCGCCGTGGTGGGCGTTGCCGAGCCGCTGCGCATGTTCCGCCACGGCTACCAGTCGTGGTCGCCGTCGGGGGTGGCGACCTTCGGGGTGGACGCCGATCCCTCGACCCGGGCGCACTTCGAGTTCCTCCAAGCCGTGCACCACGCCGACCAGTGCGACGTCACCGCGCCCGGCGAGCTGCGCGCCGAATGGGTCACGGTGCTGGCCGACGCCGGCGGCTCGACGGTGCTCGCCGGGTTCGACGCCGGGACCGAGCACGACGGAACGCTGCGCCTGCGGCGCGCCCAGGACGGCCCGGGCGTGGAGCTGTGGGCGGAGGCGTTTCTTGGCGATGCCGTGATCGCCCCGGGCGAGCAGCGCCCACTGCACGGCATCGTCGTCGACGACGATGCCGCCGGCGGCGCGGCCGCGCTCCTGGCGCGCTGGGCGGCGGCCGTGGGGGGCGGCGGCGGCGCCCGCACCGGCGCGCCGTACCAGGTGGGGTGGTGCTCCTGGTACCACTACTTCGACGCCGTCACCGAGGACGACCTCCGCGCCAACCTCGTGCTGGCGGCGGACTGGCCCTTCGAGGTGTTCCAGCTCGACGACGGGTTCCAGTCGTCCATCGGGGACTGGCTCGCCACGAACGACACCTTCCCGTCGGGCCTGCCCGCCCTGGCCGGCGCCATCGGGGCGGCGGGACGACGTCCCGGCCTGTGGTTGGCACCGTTCCTCGCCGCGCCGGACTCGCGCCTCGCCGTCGAGCACCCCGACTGGCTGGCGCGCCGGCGGGCGTCCCCCGGCCACGAGGCCCGAGACAGCGGCGGCGGGCCGGGCGACGGCGCCGACCCGCTGTTCGTGTGGTGGAACCCGGCATGGGGCGGCGGGCGCGACGGGTTCATGTACGGGCTCGACACGACCAATCCCGCCGTGCTCGCCCACCTGGAAGGCCTCGCCCGCGCCCTGGTCGACATGGGCTTCACCTACCTGAAGCTCGACTTCACCTTCGCCCCGAGCGTCGACGGCTCTTGGGCCGACCCGGCCCGCACCCCGGCGCAGCGGGTACGCGCCGGCTTCGACGCCGTTCGTCGGGGCGCCGGTGAGGGTGCCTTCCTCCTGGGCTGCGGCGCCCCGCTGTCGCACGTGGTGGGTGTCGTCGACGGCAACCGCATCGGCCCCGACGTGGCGCCGCTGTGGTCGCTCGATGCGTCGGCGGAGATCGTCCCCGGCTATCTCGACGTGCAACCCGCCACCCGCGGCGCCTACGCCGCCACCGTCACCCGGAGCTTCATGCACCGCCGGCTGTGGCTGAACGACCCGGACTGCCTCATGCTGCGCGCCACGCAGACCGCACTGAGCGCCGAGGCCGCCCGGACGTGGGCGCACACCGTCGGGCTGGCGGGCGGCATGGCCATCGTGTCCGACGACCTCTCCTTGCTCGACGACGCGTCCCGCTCCCTGCTCGACGACACGCTCACCCTCGGCCGGGCCAGTGACGCCGGGGCGATCGCCGGATTCCCCGCCGCGGCTGGCGACCTCATGGAACACAATCCGCCGACGGTGCTGCACGGCGCGCGCACCACGCTCTCCACCGACCCCCACACCGGCTCGTCGCGCCTGTCGGCGCCTTGA
- a CDS encoding ABC transporter substrate-binding protein, which yields MRSIRILLTGAVIAVAVAACSSTTSSSTTAAGSGPSITIGSTNFSEQVIVANLYADVLKHAGAKVTLRANLGTREAVEPALAAGQLDLYPDYAGTLLIFLKSSDAGVATQTSTAVPALKTILGTHGATVLDPAPAIDSNVFAVTRATAARYHLTTLSSLSSVASQLVLGGPPECPQRPLCQIGLENTYGLHFKSFTSLDEAGPITVSALKSGEVQVAELFSSDGSIVQNNFVQLTDDKHLQPADYLIPVIRKSVATPTVAAALDGLSAKLTTAELSQLNIKVNVDHDDPSTVAQQWLQQKHLV from the coding sequence ATGCGGAGCATCCGGATTCTGCTCACCGGCGCCGTGATCGCCGTCGCCGTCGCCGCCTGCAGCTCGACCACGTCGTCGTCGACGACGGCGGCCGGCTCCGGCCCGAGCATCACGATCGGCTCGACCAACTTCTCGGAGCAGGTGATCGTGGCCAACCTCTACGCCGACGTGCTGAAGCACGCCGGGGCGAAGGTCACGCTGCGCGCCAACCTGGGGACGCGTGAGGCGGTGGAACCGGCCCTGGCCGCCGGCCAGCTCGACCTGTACCCCGACTACGCGGGCACCCTGCTCATCTTCCTGAAGAGCTCGGACGCCGGCGTCGCCACCCAGACGTCCACCGCCGTCCCCGCGCTGAAGACGATCCTGGGCACCCACGGTGCCACCGTGCTCGACCCGGCGCCGGCCATCGACAGCAACGTGTTCGCCGTGACCCGGGCGACCGCCGCCAGGTACCACCTGACCACGCTGTCGAGCCTGTCATCGGTGGCGAGCCAACTGGTGCTGGGCGGCCCGCCCGAGTGCCCGCAGCGCCCCCTGTGCCAGATCGGGCTGGAGAACACCTACGGGCTGCACTTCAAGTCCTTTACGTCGCTCGACGAGGCGGGGCCGATCACCGTCTCCGCGCTGAAGTCGGGCGAGGTGCAGGTGGCCGAGCTGTTCTCGAGCGACGGCAGCATCGTCCAGAACAACTTCGTGCAGCTGACCGACGACAAGCACCTGCAGCCGGCCGACTACCTCATCCCCGTGATCCGCAAGTCGGTCGCCACGCCGACGGTGGCGGCCGCCCTCGACGGCTTGTCGGCCAAGCTCACCACCGCCGAGCTGTCACAGCTCAATATCAAGGTCAACGTGGACCACGACGACCCGAGCACGGTGGCGCAGCAGTGGCTGCAGCAGAAGCACCTCGTCTGA
- a CDS encoding ABC transporter substrate-binding protein has translation MHSHTDTDTDTDTRGRPPARRHRRAGVVLLSLAAALVAASCGGGGGSTSTTQKKATGVVDPAACGLQAFAAAPKPVQIVLWHTMARSNNDWLVGQINQFNSSQSDVHVTLNQQPSYADLFNKYKAGLSSGDLPDVAQFEDTTVAQLIDSRSTVPVQDCIDASHYALGDYLPRALKFYSYAGVQRAMPFGVSNIVLFYDPNKFRKAGLDPNKPPQTLAEVQADSQKIVSSGAATHGISLHEQPYLFEFLLAKSGGQYVNNENGRAARATKANLTSPTAMKIWQWWDGMVKSGLALDTGSDPNNFDHLIALAVGNAAMTFEASSAIGPIEAVLASGQYPGVQIATAPLPALTTGGGVPVGDGSLWLSSHSAPAKRAAAWKLIQYLDSPAVQASMAAEGGYVPVRMSATTMPVLANRWAQDPNYRVGYTQLTTGALSNANIGSLIGDYQGVRNAVQDGMVQMLSNHQSPQAAAALAEREANAKIQDYNTRIGGG, from the coding sequence ATGCACAGCCACACCGACACCGACACCGACACCGACACCAGGGGCCGGCCGCCGGCGCGCCGTCACCGCCGCGCCGGCGTGGTGCTCCTCTCTCTGGCCGCGGCCCTCGTAGCGGCGTCGTGCGGAGGCGGCGGGGGGTCGACGAGCACCACCCAGAAGAAGGCGACCGGCGTGGTGGACCCCGCCGCGTGCGGCCTGCAGGCCTTCGCGGCCGCCCCGAAGCCCGTCCAGATCGTGCTGTGGCACACCATGGCGCGCAGCAACAACGACTGGCTGGTCGGACAGATCAACCAATTCAACTCGTCGCAATCCGACGTGCACGTCACGCTCAACCAGCAGCCCAGCTACGCGGACCTCTTCAACAAGTACAAGGCGGGCCTGTCGAGCGGCGACCTGCCCGACGTCGCCCAGTTCGAGGACACCACCGTCGCCCAGCTCATCGACAGCCGGTCGACGGTTCCCGTGCAGGACTGCATCGACGCCAGCCACTACGCGCTCGGCGACTACCTGCCTCGGGCGCTGAAGTTCTACTCGTACGCAGGGGTGCAGCGCGCCATGCCGTTCGGTGTGTCGAACATCGTCCTGTTCTACGACCCCAACAAGTTCCGCAAGGCGGGGCTCGACCCGAACAAGCCGCCCCAGACCCTCGCCGAGGTGCAGGCGGACTCGCAGAAGATCGTGTCCTCCGGCGCGGCGACGCACGGCATCTCGCTGCACGAGCAGCCGTATCTCTTCGAGTTCCTGCTGGCCAAGAGCGGCGGCCAGTACGTGAACAACGAGAACGGGCGGGCTGCCCGGGCCACGAAGGCCAACCTGACGAGCCCTACCGCCATGAAGATCTGGCAGTGGTGGGACGGAATGGTGAAGTCGGGCCTGGCCCTCGACACCGGTTCGGACCCCAACAACTTCGACCACCTGATCGCGCTGGCCGTGGGGAACGCGGCGATGACCTTCGAGGCGTCGAGCGCCATCGGGCCCATCGAGGCCGTCCTGGCGAGCGGGCAGTACCCCGGGGTGCAGATCGCCACGGCCCCGCTGCCGGCGCTCACCACGGGCGGGGGGGTGCCGGTGGGGGACGGGTCGTTGTGGCTGTCGTCGCATTCCGCACCGGCCAAGCGCGCCGCGGCCTGGAAGCTGATCCAGTACCTCGACTCACCGGCCGTGCAGGCGTCGATGGCGGCCGAGGGGGGCTACGTGCCGGTGCGGATGTCGGCCACCACCATGCCGGTACTGGCGAACCGCTGGGCCCAGGACCCCAACTACCGGGTCGGGTACACCCAGCTCACCACGGGGGCGCTCAGCAACGCCAACATCGGCTCGCTCATCGGCGACTACCAGGGCGTGCGTAACGCCGTGCAGGACGGCATGGTGCAGATGCTGAGCAACCACCAGTCCCCGCAGGCCGCCGCGGCGTTGGCCGAGCGGGAGGCGAACGCCAAGATCCAGGACTACAACACCCGGATCGGGGGTGGCTGA